In a single window of the Gossypium hirsutum isolate 1008001.06 chromosome A13, Gossypium_hirsutum_v2.1, whole genome shotgun sequence genome:
- the LOC107895003 gene encoding uncharacterized protein, producing MFYIFIPSLFEFARGKRLCLLSNHHFFKHPTLGFLNTLSATTPPRPTADDGRETPAARSRPTPVRQKAWWWQTAWESGSGAGGRQHGRMGRGKWESRVLGLGLDVGLG from the exons atgttttatatttttattccttCACTTTTTGAATTTGCTAGAGGAAAAAGGCTCTGCCTTCTTTCAAACCACCATTTTTTCAAACACCCAACACTTGGGTTTCTTAACACCTTGAGTGCCACCACGCCACCAAGACCGACGGCCGACGATGGAAGAGAAACCCCGGCGGCACGGTCACGGCCAACTCCG GTGCGGCAAAAGGCATGGTGGTGGCAGACAGCATGGGAGAGTGGGAgtggtgctggtggcagacaacaTGGGAGAATGGGAAGAGGCAAGTGGGAGTCTAGGGTTTTGGGATTGGGCTTGGATGTTGGGCTAGgttga